A portion of the Corynebacterium occultum genome contains these proteins:
- a CDS encoding FAD binding domain-containing protein, whose translation MKPLHYHSPSTLEEAITAVQANPQACFLGGGTNVIDHLKLGVRTPEHLVDVRRLPLNDIEHTGRGLRIGANVRNSDLAAHPVVRAGWPVISRALLSGASGQIRNMATTAGNLLQRTRCLYFQDITTPCNKREPGSGCSAVEGYGHYNAILGASEQCVATHPSDLAVALTALDAEILTLGPEGERRIPIQDLHTLPGAHPEVDHVLAPGELITAVEVPASGLARSSTYVKTRDRASFAFALVSVAAALQVKDGVVAEVAIAWGGVAHKPWRASVVEDALLGRGLDEAMVGGAVDKQLEVASFGAETAYKRPLLRGAMMHALNQLIAEEQR comes from the coding sequence ATGAAGCCACTGCACTACCACTCCCCTTCCACCCTGGAGGAGGCCATCACGGCAGTCCAGGCCAACCCCCAGGCTTGTTTCCTGGGTGGGGGCACGAACGTGATTGACCATCTCAAACTCGGTGTCCGCACCCCGGAGCACCTGGTGGATGTTCGTCGGCTCCCCCTCAATGACATCGAGCACACCGGGCGGGGCTTAAGAATCGGGGCGAATGTCCGCAACAGTGACTTAGCCGCCCACCCTGTGGTGCGGGCAGGCTGGCCGGTGATCAGTCGTGCCCTGCTCTCGGGTGCCAGTGGCCAGATCCGGAACATGGCCACCACCGCAGGTAACCTTCTGCAGCGCACCCGCTGCCTGTACTTCCAGGACATCACAACCCCCTGTAATAAACGTGAACCCGGTAGTGGCTGTTCCGCGGTGGAGGGCTATGGCCACTACAACGCGATTCTGGGGGCCAGTGAGCAGTGTGTGGCCACCCACCCCTCTGATCTGGCCGTGGCACTGACCGCCCTGGACGCGGAGATACTGACCCTTGGCCCGGAGGGTGAACGCCGCATCCCCATCCAGGATCTGCACACCCTGCCCGGCGCGCACCCTGAGGTCGATCATGTGTTGGCTCCTGGTGAGTTGATCACCGCGGTGGAGGTGCCGGCCAGTGGGTTGGCGCGGTCTTCTACCTATGTCAAGACCCGGGATCGGGCGTCTTTTGCTTTTGCGTTGGTGTCTGTGGCTGCGGCGCTTCAGGTGAAGGATGGGGTGGTTGCTGAGGTGGCGATCGCCTGGGGTGGGGTGGCGCATAAGCCGTGGCGGGCGAGTGTGGTGGAGGATGCTCTGTTGGGGCGGGGTCTTGATGAGGCGATGGTGGGTGGGGCCGTCGATAAGCAGCTTGAGGTGGCGAGTTTTGGTGCGGAGACCGCGTATAAGCGTCCTTTGTTGCGGGGTGCGATGATGCATGCCCTGAATCAGCTGATCGCGGAGGAGCAGCGATGA
- a CDS encoding 2Fe-2S iron-sulfur cluster-binding protein, with amino-acid sequence MEHVITLRIDGREREVYVDTRTTLLDALRERLGNTSPKKGCDHGQCGSCTVLLDGRRQLSCLCLAVAHESSEVITAAGLVEGEDLHPVQQAFIDHDGFQCGYCTPGQVCSTIGMLQEVADGHPSHVTEDLAATEVQFSDAEIRERMSGNLCRCGAYLGILAAIREVAGR; translated from the coding sequence ATGGAACATGTCATCACCCTGCGGATAGATGGCCGGGAGCGGGAGGTGTATGTGGACACCCGCACCACGCTGCTGGATGCGCTACGTGAAAGATTGGGCAACACCTCGCCGAAGAAGGGGTGTGATCATGGGCAGTGTGGTTCCTGCACGGTGCTTCTTGACGGCCGTCGTCAGTTAAGCTGTCTCTGCCTCGCGGTGGCCCATGAGAGTTCGGAGGTCATCACCGCCGCGGGCCTTGTTGAGGGAGAGGATCTTCATCCCGTGCAGCAGGCTTTCATTGATCATGACGGGTTTCAGTGTGGTTATTGCACTCCCGGGCAGGTCTGTTCCACCATCGGGATGTTGCAGGAAGTCGCCGATGGTCATCCCAGTCATGTCACTGAGGACCTGGCGGCAACAGAGGTGCAGTTCAGTGATGCGGAGATCCGGGAGCGGATGAGCGGGAATCTCTGCCGGTGTGGTGCCTACCTGGGTATTCTTGCGGCGATCAGGGAGGTGGCTGGGCGATGA
- a CDS encoding MFS transporter — protein sequence MSTTVDQASSVKPELTPKERRRVAFASTIGTTIEFYDFYAYATAAVAVFPFLFFPESDNPTVALLASFATFGLAFVARPLGSVIFGHFGDRIGRKATLVGALLTMGIATFIIGLLPTYSQIGIIAPALLALMRFCQGLGLGGEWSGAALLASETAVEGKRARAAMWPQFGAPFGFFLANGFFLILVTFLGHDNGDVEGAFMSWGWRLPFLASAVMVIIGLYVRLRLEETPVFRQAVDAGKKVDSPLKEVFRTAKGPMLAGTFIMVGCYTIFYLVTTWILSYGIGDKEAGIGLGIPYTDFLVIQLVSIFAFIVGIPIAGRLADTRGRKPTLFWTTIAIIAFGFSFKFFLDPATATEGSVLAFLTIGMFLMGLIFGPMSSVLPELFPTNVRYTGSGISYNVSSILGAAIAPFIATALNAKFGVQSVGFYLIVVACISLIAIVTMKETRDQDLSTI from the coding sequence ATGTCGACGACAGTCGATCAGGCATCCTCAGTCAAACCGGAGCTGACGCCCAAGGAGCGACGCCGGGTGGCGTTCGCCTCCACCATCGGAACCACGATCGAGTTCTATGATTTCTATGCTTATGCCACTGCGGCGGTCGCGGTCTTCCCCTTCCTGTTCTTCCCGGAATCGGATAATCCCACCGTCGCGTTGCTGGCTTCTTTCGCCACCTTTGGTCTTGCTTTCGTGGCTCGTCCGCTCGGTTCTGTCATTTTCGGCCATTTCGGTGACCGTATCGGGCGTAAGGCCACCCTGGTTGGTGCGCTGTTGACCATGGGTATCGCCACTTTCATCATTGGTTTGCTGCCCACCTACAGTCAGATCGGTATTATTGCGCCGGCGTTGCTGGCGTTGATGCGTTTCTGTCAGGGGCTGGGCCTGGGTGGTGAGTGGTCTGGTGCCGCTCTGTTGGCTTCTGAGACCGCGGTGGAGGGTAAGCGGGCCAGGGCTGCCATGTGGCCGCAGTTTGGTGCTCCTTTCGGTTTTTTCCTCGCCAATGGTTTCTTCCTGATTCTGGTCACCTTCCTCGGGCACGATAATGGTGATGTGGAGGGTGCCTTCATGTCCTGGGGTTGGCGCCTGCCCTTCCTGGCTTCTGCGGTCATGGTGATCATCGGGTTGTATGTTCGGCTGCGCCTGGAGGAGACCCCGGTCTTTCGGCAGGCGGTGGATGCCGGTAAGAAGGTTGATTCCCCGCTCAAGGAGGTCTTCCGCACCGCGAAGGGGCCGATGCTGGCGGGTACCTTCATCATGGTCGGTTGCTACACCATCTTTTACCTGGTCACCACCTGGATCCTTTCCTATGGCATCGGTGATAAGGAGGCCGGTATCGGTCTGGGTATCCCCTACACCGACTTCCTGGTGATTCAGCTGGTTTCCATCTTCGCTTTCATCGTCGGCATCCCGATCGCCGGTCGTCTGGCAGATACCCGGGGGCGTAAGCCGACGTTGTTCTGGACGACCATCGCGATTATCGCCTTCGGCTTCAGCTTCAAGTTCTTCCTGGATCCGGCGACCGCCACCGAGGGTTCTGTCCTGGCCTTCTTGACCATCGGTATGTTCCTGATGGGTCTGATCTTCGGCCCCATGTCTTCGGTCCTGCCGGAGCTCTTCCCCACCAATGTTCGTTACACCGGTTCGGGGATCTCCTATAATGTCTCCTCCATCCTGGGTGCCGCCATCGCACCTTTCATCGCCACTGCCCTCAACGCGAAGTTCGGTGTGCAGTCGGTGGGCTTCTACCTGATCGTCGTGGCCTGCATTTCGCTGATCGCGATCGTGACCATGAAGGAGACGAGGGATCAGGACCTGAGCACCATCTAG
- a CDS encoding SRPBCC domain-containing protein: MGAVEPTGTIIAGAEGPELLISRDFTENIKEVWAHVVESDRLAQWYGTWAGDPITGKVWLTMIEDPDSPRECHIHQCEAPHLLAVSISDSEGEWQIELNLSVEKEGTRLTFRQPLRGFEMAATEVGPGWEYYLDRLRASLAGGNVEEIDFSSYYPHQIEHYRA; this comes from the coding sequence ATGGGTGCAGTTGAACCCACCGGCACTATCATCGCCGGTGCAGAAGGGCCGGAGTTGCTGATCTCTCGGGACTTCACGGAGAACATCAAGGAGGTTTGGGCTCATGTGGTCGAATCTGATCGCCTCGCGCAGTGGTACGGCACTTGGGCGGGTGATCCTATAACAGGAAAAGTCTGGCTCACCATGATTGAGGACCCAGACTCTCCAAGGGAGTGTCACATCCACCAATGCGAAGCGCCCCACCTGCTTGCAGTGAGTATCTCGGATTCCGAGGGTGAGTGGCAGATCGAACTCAACCTGAGTGTCGAGAAAGAAGGAACCAGGTTGACCTTCCGGCAGCCACTGAGAGGCTTCGAGATGGCGGCAACAGAGGTGGGCCCGGGTTGGGAGTACTATCTCGATCGGCTCCGAGCTTCCTTGGCCGGCGGGAACGTGGAAGAGATCGACTTCAGCTCCTACTATCCCCACCAGATAGAGCACTACCGCGCTTAG
- a CDS encoding pyridoxamine 5'-phosphate oxidase family protein, with protein sequence MAEEITKEDIVSKLRDANWVMMTTAGADGKLVSHPMVPQQVTDDADVWFFVSLTGGHAEALKASPEVNLSVAEAGSWLSVAADIEFIENRAKIDELWNKDVEGWFKGKDDPTIGLIKATSESAQFWGLPGGKISALARIVKSRVSGDRTGGGSEAMEL encoded by the coding sequence ATGGCTGAGGAAATCACCAAGGAAGATATCGTAAGCAAACTGCGCGATGCGAACTGGGTCATGATGACCACGGCAGGTGCGGACGGCAAGCTGGTGTCCCACCCGATGGTTCCGCAACAGGTCACTGATGACGCAGACGTATGGTTCTTCGTCTCACTCACAGGCGGGCACGCTGAGGCGCTCAAGGCCAGCCCGGAGGTGAACCTATCCGTGGCTGAAGCTGGCTCCTGGCTATCGGTGGCCGCAGACATCGAATTCATCGAAAACCGCGCGAAGATTGACGAGCTGTGGAACAAGGATGTGGAGGGCTGGTTTAAGGGCAAGGACGACCCTACGATCGGTCTGATCAAGGCTACTTCTGAGTCCGCTCAGTTCTGGGGTCTGCCGGGAGGGAAGATATCCGCACTGGCCCGCATCGTGAAGTCGCGTGTCTCTGGCGATCGCACCGGCGGCGGCTCCGAGGCCATGGAACTCTAG
- a CDS encoding dihydrofolate reductase family protein, which produces MRTLIYGMNVTLDGYIAAAGDDISWSAPSDELFQWWLDQERASSLTLYGRKLWETMSSYWPTGDQQPDATPAEIEFARHWRDTPKVVFSSTIDKVDWNTRLVTGDAIAEITRLKADGGGPMSIGGATLAAAAMRAGLIDEYVLATHPVLVGGGTPFFTALDSWVNLNLVETRTFPGGVVLARYETRH; this is translated from the coding sequence ATGCGGACACTGATCTATGGCATGAACGTGACCCTGGACGGTTACATCGCCGCGGCCGGCGACGACATTAGCTGGAGCGCGCCCAGTGACGAGCTGTTCCAATGGTGGCTCGACCAGGAACGAGCGAGCAGCCTGACCTTATATGGACGCAAACTCTGGGAGACAATGAGTTCCTACTGGCCCACCGGTGATCAGCAGCCCGATGCCACCCCGGCGGAGATCGAGTTCGCCCGACACTGGCGGGACACACCGAAGGTGGTGTTCTCCTCGACGATCGACAAGGTCGACTGGAACACCCGCCTGGTCACCGGCGACGCGATCGCCGAGATCACCCGGCTCAAGGCTGACGGCGGCGGGCCGATGAGTATCGGCGGTGCCACGCTCGCCGCGGCGGCCATGCGGGCCGGGTTGATCGACGAGTATGTGCTGGCCACCCATCCGGTCCTGGTGGGTGGTGGCACACCGTTTTTCACCGCGCTAGATAGCTGGGTGAACCTGAACCTCGTGGAGACACGGACGTTTCCCGGTGGCGTGGTTCTGGCCAGGTACGAGACAAGGCATTGA
- a CDS encoding cupin domain-containing protein: protein MRPIFYAYLLFQSLPREYDQHMVADDPTLTNPDHYRTLWENEFVRVLEYVDKPGDRTTPHDHPNSVMVTLSSFSRKLSAGDRVFDTRLEAGQAVWIPAQRHSGENTGDTPTHSILIELKGAAGGQADGALGPAA, encoded by the coding sequence ATGCGTCCGATTTTCTACGCCTACCTCTTGTTTCAGTCACTTCCGCGGGAGTACGATCAGCATATGGTCGCTGACGATCCGACACTGACGAACCCCGATCACTACCGCACGCTCTGGGAAAATGAATTCGTTCGCGTCCTTGAGTACGTCGACAAGCCGGGCGATCGAACCACTCCTCACGATCACCCGAACAGCGTGATGGTCACGCTGAGCTCCTTTTCACGCAAGCTCTCAGCGGGCGATCGCGTATTCGATACGAGGCTCGAGGCTGGGCAGGCGGTGTGGATACCCGCGCAACGTCACTCCGGCGAGAACACCGGTGATACACCGACCCACTCGATCCTCATTGAACTCAAGGGAGCAGCAGGCGGGCAGGCGGACGGAGCACTCGGCCCCGCGGCATAA
- a CDS encoding YceI family protein, with amino-acid sequence MLKRQKTIVSIVVVLVLLLSVVVVGPVIYGLIMGPGVKTEGLNTSSAEPATVEVNGDWEVVRGDQNNLTSVGYTFAEILPVEHRITSGSTQAVEGTVNISNDTLNAGEITVDMRELSSDNERRDINVRMSIFHTDDYPTSTFTITEPVDLSTVPDDGTPGQVELVGDLEIHGATNEVSGTFDVLRDEDKVVIAGNLPVNRIDFGLESPEFVAAKIAEEGELNIRISLGKEQ; translated from the coding sequence ATGCTCAAACGTCAGAAGACCATTGTCTCTATCGTCGTGGTGCTCGTTTTGCTCCTCAGTGTGGTCGTCGTGGGACCGGTGATCTACGGGCTCATCATGGGGCCGGGTGTGAAGACTGAGGGGCTCAACACCTCGTCTGCGGAACCTGCCACTGTGGAGGTGAATGGCGATTGGGAGGTCGTCCGGGGCGACCAGAATAACCTGACCTCCGTGGGCTACACTTTCGCCGAGATCCTGCCGGTCGAGCATCGCATCACCTCAGGCTCCACCCAGGCAGTCGAGGGCACGGTCAATATCAGCAATGACACCCTGAATGCCGGTGAGATCACCGTGGACATGCGTGAGCTGAGCAGTGACAATGAGCGTCGCGACATCAATGTGCGGATGAGTATTTTCCACACCGATGATTACCCGACCTCGACCTTCACCATCACCGAGCCGGTTGATCTTTCAACCGTCCCTGATGACGGCACCCCCGGCCAGGTCGAACTGGTCGGCGACCTGGAGATCCACGGCGCCACCAATGAAGTCAGCGGTACCTTCGATGTGCTCCGTGATGAGGACAAGGTCGTCATCGCCGGGAATCTTCCCGTCAACCGTATTGACTTCGGTCTTGAATCGCCGGAGTTCGTTGCCGCAAAGATCGCCGAAGAGGGAGAACTGAACATTCGTATCTCCCTGGGTAAGGAACAGTAG
- a CDS encoding RNA polymerase-binding protein RbpA, translating to MADRVLRGSRMGAVSYETDRDHDLAPRQMVKYRTDAGEIYEVPFAEDAEIPGTWMCKNGQLGTLMEGEGVEAKPVKPARTHWDMLRERRSLEELDVLLEERVEHLRKRRRNAARLLKQQREEEADQQA from the coding sequence ATGGCAGATCGCGTTCTCCGCGGCAGCCGAATGGGTGCTGTGAGCTATGAAACCGACCGTGACCACGATCTGGCTCCCCGCCAGATGGTGAAGTACCGGACCGATGCCGGTGAGATCTACGAGGTTCCCTTTGCCGAGGACGCTGAGATCCCCGGCACCTGGATGTGTAAGAACGGCCAGCTCGGCACCCTGATGGAGGGTGAGGGTGTTGAGGCTAAGCCCGTTAAGCCTGCACGTACCCACTGGGACATGCTGCGTGAACGTCGTTCCCTGGAGGAACTTGATGTCCTCCTTGAGGAGCGTGTCGAGCATCTTCGTAAGCGCCGTCGTAACGCCGCTCGCCTGCTGAAGCAGCAGCGCGAGGAAGAGGCGGACCAGCAGGCCTAA
- a CDS encoding polyprenol monophosphomannose synthase — MDKPSDRTLVIIPTYNELENLPLIVGRVRKATPQVDILIVDDNSPDGTGKRADELAAEDKQINVLHRKGKEGLCAAYVAGFEWGLERAYGVLCEMDADGSHAPEQLHLLLEQIDQGADVVIGSRYVEGGRVVNWPKERLVLSKGGNVYISMALGAGLTDMTAGYRAYRRNFLKELDFRELSKAGYIFQVDLAWRAVRSGYDVREVPITFTEREIGESKLDGSFVKDSLMEVTRWGLKHRGKQVKDLSVEMGKLVGYELNKKRRKYNF; from the coding sequence ATGGATAAACCCAGCGACAGAACTCTGGTGATCATCCCCACCTACAACGAGCTGGAGAACCTGCCCCTGATCGTCGGTCGGGTACGCAAGGCCACCCCGCAGGTCGACATCCTCATCGTCGACGACAACAGCCCGGACGGCACCGGCAAGCGTGCCGATGAACTGGCTGCCGAGGATAAGCAGATCAATGTTCTGCACCGTAAGGGCAAGGAGGGGCTCTGCGCCGCCTATGTCGCAGGTTTCGAGTGGGGCCTGGAGCGTGCCTATGGTGTGCTCTGCGAGATGGATGCTGATGGTTCCCACGCCCCGGAGCAGCTGCACCTGCTGCTCGAGCAGATCGACCAGGGCGCGGATGTGGTCATCGGTTCCCGCTACGTCGAGGGTGGCCGTGTGGTCAACTGGCCGAAGGAACGCTTGGTGCTGTCCAAGGGCGGTAATGTCTACATCTCCATGGCACTGGGTGCCGGTCTGACCGACATGACTGCCGGTTACCGCGCCTACCGTCGCAACTTCCTCAAGGAGCTCGATTTCCGCGAGCTCTCCAAGGCCGGCTATATCTTCCAGGTCGACCTGGCCTGGCGTGCGGTCCGCAGCGGTTATGACGTCCGGGAGGTTCCGATCACCTTCACCGAGCGTGAGATCGGTGAATCCAAGCTGGACGGCAGCTTCGTGAAGGACTCCCTGATGGAGGTCACCCGCTGGGGACTGAAGCACCGCGGCAAGCAGGTCAAGGATCTGTCCGTGGAGATGGGCAAACTGGTCGGCTATGAGCTGAACAAGAAGCGCCGTAAGTACAACTTCTAA
- the lnt gene encoding apolipoprotein N-acyltransferase gives MIKNLRVLGAAASGLLVFASFEPLGWWISGILGLALLYLSLSPHRGHEITLRWGTLIGFIHALTLYLLLLPWIGEFVGNMPYIALAGVLSLYALATGCGGAAIARWRYGFLAFPFFYVSVEFLRSSWPFGGFAWVRLAWGQINGPLANLAHLGGPALVSLAAALTGTSLAALVIYLSQKQRAPLAWIPGTATAVVMLMAGLLAGIPVNDPLKTTDTVEVAAIQGNVPRMGLDFNAQRRAVLANHVRETQALDDEVDLIFWPENSSDVNPFNDPQAGALIDAAVQSAQAPILVGTITRDDVGDRNTMVVFDPETGAGEYHHKIYLQPFGEYMPYREFFRNFSPWVDAAGDFKPGEGSGVVNMDGITVGIATCYEVAFDAAARDAVLNGAQILTTPTNNATFGFTDMTYQQLAMSRMRAIELDRAVVVPATSGVSAIVHPDGSISQQTRIFTADTLVEELPLRNSLTLSARYGSAVQIFLVIIGVVCVIVALWTQRKSSFQPVRSASRGSGPGKQNTARTKASAKARKGNGKSTSNKTPVRTGRNPRR, from the coding sequence GTGATCAAGAATCTTCGGGTCCTGGGTGCGGCCGCCTCAGGACTGCTTGTTTTCGCAAGCTTTGAACCGCTGGGCTGGTGGATCTCCGGGATCCTCGGCCTGGCGTTGCTCTATCTGAGTCTCAGCCCCCACAGAGGCCATGAGATCACATTGCGCTGGGGCACCCTGATCGGGTTCATCCATGCCCTCACGCTCTATCTGCTGCTCTTGCCGTGGATCGGGGAGTTTGTGGGCAATATGCCCTATATCGCCCTGGCGGGGGTGCTCTCCCTCTACGCCCTGGCCACCGGCTGCGGCGGAGCAGCGATCGCCCGTTGGCGCTATGGTTTCCTCGCCTTCCCCTTTTTCTACGTCTCAGTCGAGTTCCTCCGCAGTTCCTGGCCCTTCGGTGGCTTCGCCTGGGTCCGCCTGGCCTGGGGCCAGATCAACGGCCCTCTGGCCAATCTGGCACATCTCGGGGGCCCGGCACTGGTCTCCCTGGCTGCGGCCCTGACCGGCACTAGCCTGGCTGCCCTGGTGATCTATCTTTCACAGAAGCAGCGGGCGCCCCTGGCCTGGATTCCGGGCACCGCCACCGCTGTGGTGATGCTGATGGCGGGCCTGTTGGCGGGCATCCCGGTCAATGATCCGCTCAAGACCACTGACACGGTCGAGGTTGCCGCGATCCAGGGCAATGTGCCGCGCATGGGTCTGGATTTCAACGCCCAGCGCCGTGCCGTCCTGGCGAATCACGTTCGGGAGACCCAGGCACTCGATGATGAGGTGGACCTGATTTTCTGGCCGGAGAACTCCTCCGACGTCAACCCCTTCAATGACCCGCAGGCCGGGGCGCTTATCGACGCCGCGGTCCAGTCCGCACAGGCACCCATTCTGGTGGGCACCATCACCCGCGATGATGTCGGTGACCGCAACACCATGGTTGTGTTCGACCCGGAAACCGGGGCGGGGGAGTACCACCACAAGATCTACCTGCAGCCCTTCGGGGAGTACATGCCCTACCGCGAATTCTTCCGGAATTTCTCCCCCTGGGTGGATGCCGCCGGAGATTTCAAGCCCGGTGAGGGCAGCGGGGTGGTGAACATGGACGGCATCACCGTCGGAATTGCCACCTGCTACGAGGTTGCTTTCGACGCGGCAGCCCGGGATGCCGTCCTCAATGGGGCGCAGATCCTGACCACGCCGACCAATAACGCCACCTTCGGTTTCACCGACATGACCTACCAGCAGTTGGCGATGAGCCGGATGCGGGCCATTGAGCTGGACCGCGCTGTGGTTGTCCCCGCCACTTCGGGGGTGTCCGCGATCGTCCATCCGGATGGTTCCATCAGCCAGCAAACCAGGATCTTCACCGCCGATACGCTGGTGGAGGAGCTGCCGTTGCGAAATTCCCTGACCCTTTCCGCACGTTATGGTTCGGCGGTTCAAATCTTCTTGGTTATTATCGGAGTCGTCTGTGTGATCGTGGCATTGTGGACCCAGCGAAAGTCCTCTTTCCAACCGGTCAGGTCTGCATCCCGGGGTTCCGGCCCCGGAAAGCAGAACACTGCCAGGACCAAGGCATCCGCCAAGGCTCGGAAGGGCAACGGCAAGTCCACCTCCAACAAGACCCCTGTCCGAACTGGGCGTAACCCGCGCCGCTGA
- a CDS encoding FxsA family protein: MPLLIALPYFILEILTFWALASWLGLGWAILAIIVAFFGGLWLAAAQMRSISQAAATQKIDPGQAAGDTGLLAAGAVLVALPGIATTLLGLLLIIPPTRMVIRKILARKLRTSIENLGVRSFEATNMYRERASYGNFRDPNTQASQAGHPSQGQPNHEVIDEAEIQEWTSNLDPEDFLRDEGDSGKGKPEK, from the coding sequence GTGCCATTACTGATAGCTCTTCCGTACTTCATCCTCGAGATTCTCACTTTCTGGGCCCTGGCCTCCTGGCTCGGTCTCGGCTGGGCGATCCTGGCGATCATTGTCGCTTTCTTCGGTGGTCTGTGGTTGGCTGCCGCTCAAATGCGCAGTATCAGCCAGGCTGCCGCCACCCAGAAGATCGATCCCGGCCAGGCTGCCGGCGACACCGGCCTGCTGGCTGCCGGCGCCGTTTTGGTGGCCCTGCCGGGTATCGCCACCACCCTGCTGGGCCTGTTGCTGATCATTCCGCCGACCCGGATGGTGATCCGTAAGATTCTGGCCCGTAAGCTCCGCACCTCCATCGAGAACTTAGGGGTGCGTAGTTTCGAGGCCACCAACATGTACCGTGAGCGCGCCAGCTACGGAAATTTCCGGGATCCGAATACCCAGGCATCCCAGGCGGGGCATCCCTCCCAGGGGCAGCCGAACCATGAGGTCATCGATGAGGCGGAGATCCAGGAATGGACCTCCAACCTTGATCCTGAGGACTTCCTGCGTGATGAGGGAGATTCGGGCAAGGGGAAGCCGGAGAAGTGA
- a CDS encoding precorrin-3B synthase — protein MNTPADLTYQAADGHVGRLRLAGGQVAPGTWARIAELAELGDGRIHLTTRGNLRVRGIRNPEAFNTAAQAAGFRSGASLIASPLARLQNVIGQVEEIATTAALAGILLGIDDGGGDILSQRPDLGLQLDQPRENARLIRQGEVSEVSLPLAQALVALRNACGEVDGRQLPTTAGSLPEPPVGWTPKPPSGWTPEPLVGWIPETDGSVTLAAGLKFGVLEARVAQMLDVIEADTTVTPWQGLLIHGLSESIADQVLRVLAPLGLIFNAESPWLRVSACIAAPGCRHALSEVRSDAAQAAASGIPARLHFVGCSRNCGRPKGPHTLYQATGEGEYEVIEG, from the coding sequence TTGAATACCCCCGCAGACCTCACCTACCAGGCGGCTGATGGCCATGTCGGACGGCTCCGGCTGGCCGGGGGCCAGGTGGCACCCGGCACCTGGGCACGTATTGCCGAACTCGCTGAGCTTGGCGACGGCCGGATACACCTCACCACCCGAGGCAACCTCCGGGTCCGTGGGATCCGGAACCCCGAGGCCTTCAACACTGCCGCCCAGGCAGCGGGTTTCCGCTCTGGTGCTTCCCTGATCGCCTCTCCCCTGGCCCGCCTGCAGAATGTCATCGGACAGGTCGAAGAGATCGCCACCACCGCCGCCCTGGCTGGGATACTGCTCGGCATTGATGATGGTGGCGGTGACATTCTCTCCCAGCGTCCTGATCTGGGACTGCAACTTGATCAGCCTCGCGAGAATGCCCGGTTGATCCGCCAGGGTGAGGTCTCGGAAGTGTCACTTCCCTTGGCACAGGCCTTGGTGGCCTTGCGGAATGCCTGCGGTGAAGTGGATGGGCGACAGCTTCCCACCACGGCGGGAAGCCTCCCGGAACCACCGGTCGGCTGGACCCCGAAACCACCTTCTGGCTGGACCCCGGAACCGCTGGTCGGTTGGATCCCGGAAACAGATGGCAGCGTCACCCTGGCCGCCGGTCTCAAGTTCGGGGTACTCGAAGCGAGAGTGGCGCAGATGCTTGATGTGATTGAGGCCGACACCACGGTAACCCCGTGGCAGGGGTTGCTGATCCACGGCCTCAGCGAATCAATCGCCGATCAGGTACTCCGCGTGCTGGCTCCGCTGGGCCTGATCTTCAATGCCGAGTCCCCCTGGCTACGGGTTTCCGCCTGCATCGCCGCCCCCGGCTGCCGCCATGCACTCTCTGAGGTACGTAGCGATGCGGCACAGGCCGCCGCCTCCGGAATCCCGGCGCGTCTCCATTTCGTCGGTTGCTCCCGCAATTGCGGTCGACCCAAGGGCCCTCACACCCTCTACCAGGCAACTGGTGAGGGCGAATATGAGGTTATTGAGGGTTAG